A window of Chaetodon auriga isolate fChaAug3 chromosome 2, fChaAug3.hap1, whole genome shotgun sequence contains these coding sequences:
- the iqsec1b gene encoding IQ motif and SEC7 domain-containing protein 1 isoform X7: protein MPLHASCSLQSQHVEGDAPGSEVGASVDPSSGYSCVPVTRSGGLGPDHLDSQLYGHIFLPGHPRPRRPKLQHSQSILRKQAEEEAIKRSRSLSESYELSSDLQDKQVEMLERKYGGRFITRHAARTIQTAFRQYQMNKNFERLRSSMSENRMSRRIVLSNMRMQFSFEGPEKVHSSYFEGKQVSLTDDGTKIGALVQSEHGGEMGMQAKTPTTQSDFTDAITELEDAFSRQVKSLAESIDDALNCRSLHGDDNQQEPGRGHQDMDREVSCQVKPSHSASEHRKLDEMTASYSDVTLYIDEEELSPPLPLSQSVDRPSSTESDLRQRSLNSSQDYWSLAHKDEKGDTDTSCRSTPSLECQEQRLRVDHLPLLTIEPPSDSSVELSDRSDRSSLKRQNAYDRSLSNQQSSPKHISHSLPPRGPSREEDATRHRPRQLEAHLAINGTANRQSKSESDFSDGDNDSINSTSNSNDTINCSSESSSRDSLREQTLSKQTYHKETRNSWDSPAFSNDIIRKRHYRIGLNLFNKKPEKGIQYLIERNFVPDTPVGVAHFLLQRKGLSRQMIGEFLGNRQKQFNRDVLDCVVDEMDFSAMELDEALRKFQAHIRVQGEAQKVERLIEAYSQRYCICNPGVVRQFRNPDTIFILAFAIILLNTDMYSPNVKPERKMKLEDFVKNLRGVDDGEDIPREMLVGIYERIRKRELKTNEDHVSQVQKVEKLIVGKKPIGSLHHGLGCVLSLPHRRLVCYCRLFEVPDPNKPQKLGLHQREIFLFNDLLVVTKIFQKKKNSVTYSFRQSFSLYGMQVLLFENQYYPNGVRLTSAIPGADIKVLINFNAPNPQDRKKFTDDLRESIAEVQEMEKYRIESELEKQKGVVRPSMSQTSGLKKETGNGNLSRASLDDSYAIGEGLKRSALSSSLRDLSDAGKRGRRSSAGSLDSNMEGSIISSPHMRRRTPSNRDCPSRHSGQSLPNSSSLLGSLFGTRRVKSPSPTPQPLHPTLISHTPHPANLHHTARVETDTPVPMHHAQFCHLTQNPPPYHHHHHYHPPAHLQHPPHQYHPPPSHGQQQPYPPHVQHGHGSHPTLSSHPAHGSHHHGPPSAPSQATSSTKPKHSGISTVV, encoded by the exons tgtGGAAGGTGATGCTCCAGGCAGCGAGGTGGGCGCCTCTGTGGACCCAAGCAGCGGCTACAGTTGTGTCCCAGTGACCCGCAGCGGCGGGCTTGGTCCCGACCACCTGGACAGCCAGCTCTACGGACACATCTTCCTGCCCGGCCACCCACGGCCCCGTCGACCCAAGCTCCAGCACTCCCAGTCCATTCTCCGTaagcaggcagaggaggaggccatCAAGCGCTCCCGCTCGCTCTCAGAGAGCTATGAGCTCTCATCAGACCTACAGGACAAGCAG GTGGAGATGCTAGAGCGTAAATATGGTGGGCGTTTCATAACCCGACATGCAGCCCGCACCATTCAGACAGCCTTCCGCCAGTACCAGATGAACAAGAACTTTGAGCGTCTTAGAAGTTCTATGTCTGAGAACCGTATGTCCAGACGGATCGTCCTATCCAATATGAGAATGCAGTTTTCCTTCGAAGGACCGGAAAAAGTCCACAGCTCCTATTTCGAGGGAAAACAAGTCTCACTAACAGATGATGGGACTAAAATCGGAGCGCTGGTGCAGTCAGAGCATGGTGGGGAAATGGGCATGCAGGCCAAGACTCCAACGACACAGAGTGACTTCACAGACGCTATCACAGAACTAGAAGATGCCTTCTCCAGGCAGGTCAAATCTCTAGCGGAGTCCATAGATGATGCTCTAAACTGTCGCAGTCTGCATGGTGACGACAACCAGCAGGAGCCAGGGAGAGGCCACCAGGATATGGACCGGGAGGTCAGCTGCCAGGTGAAACCTTCCCACAGTGCTTCAGAACACCGCAAACTGGACGAGATGACTGCATCTTACAGCGATGTCACCCTTTACATCGATGAAGAGGAATTGTCACCACCACTGCCCCTGTCTCAATCTGTTGACCGGCCCTCCAGCACAGAATCAGATTTGCGTCAGCGTTCCCTCAATTCTTCCCAGGACTACTGGTCACTGGCTCATAAAGATGAGAAAGGTGACACGGACACCAGCTGCCGCAGCACACCATCTCTGGAGTGCCAAGAGCAGCGCTTGCGTGTAGACCACCTACCCTTACTGACCATTGAGCCTCCGAGTgacagctctgtggagctgagtgATCGTTCTGACCGCAGCTCTTTGAAGAGACAGAATGCCTACGACCGCAGCCTCAGCAACCAGCAGAGCAGCCCCAAACACATTAGCCACAGCCTGCCACCCCGAGGTCCTTCCAGAGAAGAGGATGCCACCCGCCATCGACCAAGACAACTGGAGGCCCACCTGGCCATAAATGGCACCGCAAATCGGCAGAGCAAGTCAGAGTCTGATTTCTCTGATGGTGATAATGACAGCATCAACAGCACATCCAACTCCAATGACACCATAAACTGCAGCTCTGAGTCCTCGTCCAGGGACAGCCTGAGGGAGCAGACACTCAGCAAGCAGACCTACCACAAAGAGACTCGCAACAGCTGGGACTCACCTGCATTCAGCAATGACATCATTCGCAAGAGGCACTACCGCATTGGCCTAAACCTCTTCAACAA GAAACCAGAAAAAGGCATCCAGTATCTGATAGAGCGGAACTTTGTTCCAGACACTCCAGTGGGTGTGGCCCACTTCCTGCTCCAGAGGAAAGGCTTGAGTAGACAAATGATTGGCGAGTTCCTGggtaacagacagaaacagttcAACCGAGATGTCCTCGA CTGTGTGGTTGATGAAATGGACTTCTCAGCAATGGAGTTGGACGAAGCGCTCAGGAAATTCCAGGCACACATCAGAGTGCAGGGAGAAGCTCAGAAGGTTGAACGGCTAATAGAGGCCTACAG CCAACGATACTGCATCTGCAACCCAGGTGTGGTGCGACAATTCAGGAACCCCGACACCATCTTCATCCTGGCCTttgccatcatcctcctcaacacagACATGTACAGCCCCAACGTCAAGcctgagaggaagatgaagctGGAGGACTTTGTTAAGAACCTTCGAG GAGTGGATGATGGGGAGGACATCCCCCGAGAGATGCTGGTAGGGATATATGAGCGGATTCGCAAAAGAGAGCTCAAGACTAATGAAGACCATGTGTCCCAGGTCCAGAAAGTGGAAAAACTCATTGTTGGAAAAAAGCCG ATTGGCTCGTTACACCATGGTCTGGGCTGT gtacTATCCCTTCCCCACAGGAGACTGGTCTGTTACTGCAGACTTTTTGAAGTGCCCGACCCCAACAAACCGCAAAAGTTAGGCCTGCACCAAAGGGAGATCTTCCTGTTTAATGACCTGCTAGTG GTTACTAAAATTttccaaaagaagaagaattctgTGACGTACAGCTTTCGGCAGTCCTTCTCACTGTATGGCATGCAAGTGCTGCTCTTTGAGAATCAGT ATTATCCCAACGGAGTCCGTCTGACCTCAGCCATTCCTGGAGCTGACATCAAAGTCCTCATCAACTTTAATGCACCCAATCCTCAGGACCGCAAAAAGTTCACTGACGATTTGCGAGAATCTATTGCTGAAGTCCAAGAGATGGAGAAGTATCGGATAGAAT CTGAGCTAGAAAAACAGAAGGGGGTGGTGAGGCCCAGCATGTCCCAGACGTCAGGGTTAAAGAAGGAAACAGGCAACGGCAACCTGAGCCGGGCAAGCCTCGACGACAGCTACGCCATCGGTGAAGGTTTGAAGAGGAGCGCCCTCAGCAGCTCCTTACGTGACCTCTCAGATGCAG GCAAGCGTGGGAGACGCAGCAGTGCAGGATCACTAGACAGCAATATGGAA GGGTCCATCATTAGCAGTCCTCACATGCGGCGGAGAACCCCGTCCAACCGAGACTGCCCCTCCCGCCACAGCGGCCAGTCCCTGCCCAACTCGTCGTCGCTGCTCGGATCTTTGTTTGGCACCAGACGGGTGAAGTCCCCCAGCCCCACCCCGCAGCCCCTGCACCCCACCCTCATTTCCCACACCCCTCACCCCGCCAACCTGCACCACACAGCCCGGGTGGAGACAGACACACCAGTCCCCATGCATCACGCCCAGTTCTGTCACTTGACCCAGAACCCCCCACcttaccaccaccaccaccactaccatCCGCCTGCCCACTTGCAGCACCCTCCGCACCAGTACCACCCACCCCCATCTCACGGCCAGCAGCAGCCCTACCCGCCTCACGTACAGCACGGCCATGGGAGCCACCCGACACTCTCCTCCCACCCTGCTCATGGCTCCCACCACCACGGCCCGCCGTCAGCACCCTCCCAGGCAACCAGCAGCACCAAGCCCAAGCACAGCGGTATCAGTACGGTGGTCTGA
- the iqsec1b gene encoding IQ motif and SEC7 domain-containing protein 1 isoform X6 gives MWSLMWKYCISVRTISVEGDAPGSEVGASVDPSSGYSCVPVTRSGGLGPDHLDSQLYGHIFLPGHPRPRRPKLQHSQSILRKQAEEEAIKRSRSLSESYELSSDLQDKQVEMLERKYGGRFITRHAARTIQTAFRQYQMNKNFERLRSSMSENRMSRRIVLSNMRMQFSFEGPEKVHSSYFEGKQVSLTDDGTKIGALVQSEHGGEMGMQAKTPTTQSDFTDAITELEDAFSRQVKSLAESIDDALNCRSLHGDDNQQEPGRGHQDMDREVSCQVKPSHSASEHRKLDEMTASYSDVTLYIDEEELSPPLPLSQSVDRPSSTESDLRQRSLNSSQDYWSLAHKDEKGDTDTSCRSTPSLECQEQRLRVDHLPLLTIEPPSDSSVELSDRSDRSSLKRQNAYDRSLSNQQSSPKHISHSLPPRGPSREEDATRHRPRQLEAHLAINGTANRQSKSESDFSDGDNDSINSTSNSNDTINCSSESSSRDSLREQTLSKQTYHKETRNSWDSPAFSNDIIRKRHYRIGLNLFNKKPEKGIQYLIERNFVPDTPVGVAHFLLQRKGLSRQMIGEFLGNRQKQFNRDVLDCVVDEMDFSAMELDEALRKFQAHIRVQGEAQKVERLIEAYSQRYCICNPGVVRQFRNPDTIFILAFAIILLNTDMYSPNVKPERKMKLEDFVKNLRGVDDGEDIPREMLVGIYERIRKRELKTNEDHVSQVQKVEKLIVGKKPIGSLHHGLGCVLSLPHRRLVCYCRLFEVPDPNKPQKLGLHQREIFLFNDLLVVTKIFQKKKNSVTYSFRQSFSLYGMQVLLFENQYYPNGVRLTSAIPGADIKVLINFNAPNPQDRKKFTDDLRESIAEVQEMEKYRIESELEKQKGVVRPSMSQTSGLKKETGNGNLSRASLDDSYAIGEGLKRSALSSSLRDLSDAGKRGRRSSAGSLDSNMEGSIISSPHMRRRTPSNRDCPSRHSGQSLPNSSSLLGSLFGTRRVKSPSPTPQPLHPTLISHTPHPANLHHTARVETDTPVPMHHAQFCHLTQNPPPYHHHHHYHPPAHLQHPPHQYHPPPSHGQQQPYPPHVQHGHGSHPTLSSHPAHGSHHHGPPSAPSQATSSTKPKHSGISTVV, from the exons tgtGGAAGGTGATGCTCCAGGCAGCGAGGTGGGCGCCTCTGTGGACCCAAGCAGCGGCTACAGTTGTGTCCCAGTGACCCGCAGCGGCGGGCTTGGTCCCGACCACCTGGACAGCCAGCTCTACGGACACATCTTCCTGCCCGGCCACCCACGGCCCCGTCGACCCAAGCTCCAGCACTCCCAGTCCATTCTCCGTaagcaggcagaggaggaggccatCAAGCGCTCCCGCTCGCTCTCAGAGAGCTATGAGCTCTCATCAGACCTACAGGACAAGCAG GTGGAGATGCTAGAGCGTAAATATGGTGGGCGTTTCATAACCCGACATGCAGCCCGCACCATTCAGACAGCCTTCCGCCAGTACCAGATGAACAAGAACTTTGAGCGTCTTAGAAGTTCTATGTCTGAGAACCGTATGTCCAGACGGATCGTCCTATCCAATATGAGAATGCAGTTTTCCTTCGAAGGACCGGAAAAAGTCCACAGCTCCTATTTCGAGGGAAAACAAGTCTCACTAACAGATGATGGGACTAAAATCGGAGCGCTGGTGCAGTCAGAGCATGGTGGGGAAATGGGCATGCAGGCCAAGACTCCAACGACACAGAGTGACTTCACAGACGCTATCACAGAACTAGAAGATGCCTTCTCCAGGCAGGTCAAATCTCTAGCGGAGTCCATAGATGATGCTCTAAACTGTCGCAGTCTGCATGGTGACGACAACCAGCAGGAGCCAGGGAGAGGCCACCAGGATATGGACCGGGAGGTCAGCTGCCAGGTGAAACCTTCCCACAGTGCTTCAGAACACCGCAAACTGGACGAGATGACTGCATCTTACAGCGATGTCACCCTTTACATCGATGAAGAGGAATTGTCACCACCACTGCCCCTGTCTCAATCTGTTGACCGGCCCTCCAGCACAGAATCAGATTTGCGTCAGCGTTCCCTCAATTCTTCCCAGGACTACTGGTCACTGGCTCATAAAGATGAGAAAGGTGACACGGACACCAGCTGCCGCAGCACACCATCTCTGGAGTGCCAAGAGCAGCGCTTGCGTGTAGACCACCTACCCTTACTGACCATTGAGCCTCCGAGTgacagctctgtggagctgagtgATCGTTCTGACCGCAGCTCTTTGAAGAGACAGAATGCCTACGACCGCAGCCTCAGCAACCAGCAGAGCAGCCCCAAACACATTAGCCACAGCCTGCCACCCCGAGGTCCTTCCAGAGAAGAGGATGCCACCCGCCATCGACCAAGACAACTGGAGGCCCACCTGGCCATAAATGGCACCGCAAATCGGCAGAGCAAGTCAGAGTCTGATTTCTCTGATGGTGATAATGACAGCATCAACAGCACATCCAACTCCAATGACACCATAAACTGCAGCTCTGAGTCCTCGTCCAGGGACAGCCTGAGGGAGCAGACACTCAGCAAGCAGACCTACCACAAAGAGACTCGCAACAGCTGGGACTCACCTGCATTCAGCAATGACATCATTCGCAAGAGGCACTACCGCATTGGCCTAAACCTCTTCAACAA GAAACCAGAAAAAGGCATCCAGTATCTGATAGAGCGGAACTTTGTTCCAGACACTCCAGTGGGTGTGGCCCACTTCCTGCTCCAGAGGAAAGGCTTGAGTAGACAAATGATTGGCGAGTTCCTGggtaacagacagaaacagttcAACCGAGATGTCCTCGA CTGTGTGGTTGATGAAATGGACTTCTCAGCAATGGAGTTGGACGAAGCGCTCAGGAAATTCCAGGCACACATCAGAGTGCAGGGAGAAGCTCAGAAGGTTGAACGGCTAATAGAGGCCTACAG CCAACGATACTGCATCTGCAACCCAGGTGTGGTGCGACAATTCAGGAACCCCGACACCATCTTCATCCTGGCCTttgccatcatcctcctcaacacagACATGTACAGCCCCAACGTCAAGcctgagaggaagatgaagctGGAGGACTTTGTTAAGAACCTTCGAG GAGTGGATGATGGGGAGGACATCCCCCGAGAGATGCTGGTAGGGATATATGAGCGGATTCGCAAAAGAGAGCTCAAGACTAATGAAGACCATGTGTCCCAGGTCCAGAAAGTGGAAAAACTCATTGTTGGAAAAAAGCCG ATTGGCTCGTTACACCATGGTCTGGGCTGT gtacTATCCCTTCCCCACAGGAGACTGGTCTGTTACTGCAGACTTTTTGAAGTGCCCGACCCCAACAAACCGCAAAAGTTAGGCCTGCACCAAAGGGAGATCTTCCTGTTTAATGACCTGCTAGTG GTTACTAAAATTttccaaaagaagaagaattctgTGACGTACAGCTTTCGGCAGTCCTTCTCACTGTATGGCATGCAAGTGCTGCTCTTTGAGAATCAGT ATTATCCCAACGGAGTCCGTCTGACCTCAGCCATTCCTGGAGCTGACATCAAAGTCCTCATCAACTTTAATGCACCCAATCCTCAGGACCGCAAAAAGTTCACTGACGATTTGCGAGAATCTATTGCTGAAGTCCAAGAGATGGAGAAGTATCGGATAGAAT CTGAGCTAGAAAAACAGAAGGGGGTGGTGAGGCCCAGCATGTCCCAGACGTCAGGGTTAAAGAAGGAAACAGGCAACGGCAACCTGAGCCGGGCAAGCCTCGACGACAGCTACGCCATCGGTGAAGGTTTGAAGAGGAGCGCCCTCAGCAGCTCCTTACGTGACCTCTCAGATGCAG GCAAGCGTGGGAGACGCAGCAGTGCAGGATCACTAGACAGCAATATGGAA GGGTCCATCATTAGCAGTCCTCACATGCGGCGGAGAACCCCGTCCAACCGAGACTGCCCCTCCCGCCACAGCGGCCAGTCCCTGCCCAACTCGTCGTCGCTGCTCGGATCTTTGTTTGGCACCAGACGGGTGAAGTCCCCCAGCCCCACCCCGCAGCCCCTGCACCCCACCCTCATTTCCCACACCCCTCACCCCGCCAACCTGCACCACACAGCCCGGGTGGAGACAGACACACCAGTCCCCATGCATCACGCCCAGTTCTGTCACTTGACCCAGAACCCCCCACcttaccaccaccaccaccactaccatCCGCCTGCCCACTTGCAGCACCCTCCGCACCAGTACCACCCACCCCCATCTCACGGCCAGCAGCAGCCCTACCCGCCTCACGTACAGCACGGCCATGGGAGCCACCCGACACTCTCCTCCCACCCTGCTCATGGCTCCCACCACCACGGCCCGCCGTCAGCACCCTCCCAGGCAACCAGCAGCACCAAGCCCAAGCACAGCGGTATCAGTACGGTGGTCTGA